The following coding sequences are from one Pseudonocardia sp. HH130630-07 window:
- a CDS encoding acyl-CoA dehydrogenase family protein, protein MSTAEDYEALRASVEEFARKEVAPVIGDLYIREEFPYDITAKMGAMGLFGLPIGEEHGGMGGDYYALCLALEELARVDSSVAITVEAGVGLGAMPIHRFGTDEQKARWLPDLAAGRALGAFGLTEPGGGSDAGATRTTARLDGGEWVINGSKCFITNSGTDITSVVTVTAVTGEKPDGRKEISAILVPSGTPGFTVGPKYSKVGWNCSDTRELFFDDVRVPEANLLGERGRGYAQFLSILDEGRVAIAALSAGLAQGCVDESVRYAGEREAFGNTIGSYQAVQFMIAEMEARAHTARLAWQHAARLLVAGEPFKKEAAIAKLVSSNAAMDNARAATQVFGGYGFMNEYPVGRFYRDAKILEIGEGTSEVQKMLIARHLGL, encoded by the coding sequence ATGAGCACCGCCGAGGACTACGAGGCACTGCGGGCCTCGGTCGAGGAGTTCGCGCGCAAGGAGGTGGCCCCGGTGATCGGGGACCTCTACATCCGCGAGGAGTTCCCGTACGACATCACCGCGAAGATGGGCGCGATGGGCCTGTTCGGCCTGCCGATCGGCGAGGAGCACGGCGGCATGGGCGGCGACTACTACGCCCTCTGCCTGGCCCTGGAGGAGCTGGCCAGGGTCGACTCGTCGGTCGCGATCACCGTCGAGGCCGGTGTCGGGCTCGGCGCGATGCCGATCCACCGGTTCGGCACCGACGAGCAGAAGGCCCGCTGGCTGCCCGATCTCGCGGCCGGTCGCGCGCTCGGGGCGTTCGGCCTCACCGAGCCCGGCGGCGGGTCCGACGCGGGCGCCACCCGCACCACGGCCCGGCTCGACGGCGGCGAGTGGGTGATCAACGGCTCGAAGTGCTTCATCACCAACTCCGGCACCGACATCACTTCGGTCGTCACCGTCACCGCCGTCACCGGGGAGAAGCCGGACGGCCGCAAGGAGATCTCGGCGATCCTCGTCCCGTCCGGGACGCCCGGGTTCACCGTCGGTCCGAAGTACTCCAAGGTCGGCTGGAACTGCAGCGACACCCGCGAGCTGTTCTTCGACGACGTCCGGGTGCCGGAGGCGAACCTGCTCGGCGAGCGCGGCCGCGGCTACGCCCAGTTCCTGTCCATCCTGGACGAGGGCCGGGTCGCGATCGCCGCGCTGTCGGCCGGGCTGGCGCAGGGCTGCGTCGACGAGTCGGTCCGCTACGCCGGCGAGCGCGAGGCGTTCGGGAACACGATCGGCTCCTACCAGGCCGTCCAGTTCATGATCGCGGAGATGGAGGCGCGGGCGCACACCGCGCGCCTGGCCTGGCAGCACGCGGCCCGCCTGCTCGTGGCGGGCGAGCCGTTCAAGAAGGAGGCGGCGATCGCCAAGCTCGTCTCGTCGAACGCGGCGATGGACAACGCGCGCGCGGCCACCCAGGTGTTCGGCGGGTACGGCTTCATGAACGAGTACCCGGTCGGGCGGTTCTACCGCGACGCGAAGATCCTGGAGATCGGCGAGGGCACCTCCGAGGTGCAGAAGATGCTGATCGCCCGGCACCTGGGTCTCTGA